The stretch of DNA aattaaagtaaactATTATCTCAAAGAATCTTACCTGAGACTCCACGGGACACAAAGACCCCGAATGTTACCCCCAAAGCAAAGCCAAGGTTGATCGAAAGATACTGGCCATTTTTTTCTTGAGACGTCGTCACCTGTGCAACGGTGCCACAACCAAACAActgcaaacacagaaacttttctCAGCACTGCAGGAGGAGTCAAAAATGTCCATGAATGAGCTGTGCAGAGTAGAAATGAGTTTCTATTTTAAGCAGATGGGTAGAAACATTAAGATCGGACACAAGCTCTCGGTTTTTATGGACTTCACTTCTGATAAAGCTGCTTTATGGTCTGTGCTGTAAATGCTTATTGCTCTGGAAGGAGAGACACTAATTAGGGGTAAAACAACATTAACACTAACATTAACACACCTCGTCTCTCAAACTGtccctgtttttgtttgtttctaaaaaaaaaaaaaaagggggcaaAGTTAAACTTTTCTGCAACACGAAGCAGTTTAGCGTTTCATTCATGAGTTTTACTCACAATCAGGACGTAAACTCCGAGGCATTCGGCCAGGCTTTCCCTGACCAGAGGGTTTCTGATCTGGCACCTCCTCAGCAGCCTCTCCATCCTGCAGACGCCCTCTGACCCCAGGTGAGCTCTCTGAGACGCTGCGGGCAGGTGTGTGTGATCTGCACAGCTCTGCTCCTTCTGCCTCACTGAGCACAGTTTGCCCTCTGATGCTGGACTTCAGGGCTTACGTCACAGGGTTTATTGCAAGGCTGAGGTGGAGTTTTTTTCAGCAGAAGATTATTTTATATGACATTCTGAGAGCAGAATCAAAGCAGCAGGGAGGATTTACTGGATCTCTGAGCTAAAGCTGATAGAAATTAGTTGATTTCAGCTCctttctgattggttatttgCACACTGATTCaatttcttcccttttttaaataaaaaaaaccccattaaacTGTTGGTattactgttaaaatattttataatgtgTTGGACAGGAACTTTGAAATACTGTAATTCCACCTAAATACATTGcggtcaaaaatatttattcatttagctTTGCGATTTTTAACCTTCCCgtatacagaaaacaaaaatgtaacgctgaaaaaaaaaaaaaaaaaaatagatatctGTTTTTAGACATAGCTAATACAGAAATAGATGTAATTCCAcctaaatacataaatttaaaaatattcattcatttgtgGTTGGTCATTTTTAACCATAAAATGACTGTATCTTTTATAGATATCTTTTATAGACATCATatacatgtacagtatatatataagatatttagatatctaaaatatttatctaaGGAATTCCAGATGTAGACAAACtcgtaaaaaaataaacaatcataatcaaacatttttttaatttaaagactgaaaaattgttttaactcaaatagTTATTCCACATTTGAATCTAACTGAAgtgcaattatttttaatcttcatCCTGaccttcagttttttaaataaatgattctcTCTTGATTTAATTGTTTCAATTTCAAACCACTTTTGTATTTAAGGAAGGTTTGAAGGAGTTTATTATAAGGTTTGTACATAATtcattttttgacattatttcttgccaaaaaacacaaactgaccatggtatacatttatttaaaatgttttattttattaaaatgtcaaatgctCAGAATGAGTCACATATACCCAACTTCACTTTTTGGCTTATTCTAcaaaaaagagcattttttttgtcccacTTTCCCAGATTTGAAAGTTTAAGAACAAAGAATAAAGTCcaacacaataaataatatcCGTTATTGGAAAACCCGTCTCCAAACTTCCAAATGCTTAAATATCAAATgattaaaatacaaactgaagTTTAAATTCTTCCTtaagattttgtatttcaaatgtcttttatcCCAGACTGCATCATTTTatgaaagaagaggaagagtttAATGctggtgaaataaaaacacaaataatatcAAAGTCGTGTAAATATATTAAGTctttatttgattctttttcacatttcttccattcactctgcctttttttttttttacaaaaataaaacatttaactggaCTGTTTGTTCTTGATGCGACTagttttaatttcctgtttaaaCCAAAGACTTTGTGTCAAACACATgttttccctttaaaaacaaaaaaccaaacagaggACGAtactttagtttatttcttatttaaatccTCCGAAGAACCGAGAGAATAACGAGTCGTCATCCCGCAGATCTGAGAAACGATTCGAATCtcctggaaaaaacaaaacagagctgctgtttattcattcatttagtcCAATGAACCCAGCCTGGAGCACAGCTGACCTGGGAGTACTGGTCCGGTCTGGCGGTCCGGTCCATCCAGCCTGTCCGGACCTCCTGAGCGGGTCACGGTGGTCTTCTGGTTGCCGTGTCCGTCTCTGACCGTTCGCCGCTCCTCTACAGTCTGAGGGAAGCAGGAGAACATTTACACCCATCCTCTggttttattccatttttaaaactatattttatattttatgaaatataaaatagagAAGTATTTTCTTTCCAACCGTCGTGTTGGAAAGAAAATTTTACttgaacataaaacataaagtcCACTTTTAAACAAGTATAAGAATTAATTTTAACAGCCTAGTGTCGTTTCACTCCATATGAAAACAATTAAgcttattgttatttattacagctgtaaaatttaatttcacgtaaatttttaaatggctttgttgctttttgaagtttttcagCTGTCAgaggatttatttaaattatttattatttctgcagGTCAGGTAGCCATCAGGTCTGTGGGATTGAGTTCAGCTTTCTAAAAACAAACGGCGTAATCCcagttaattcatgatttaacagaTGCTTTGGCACATAGAGCCAGGTCGGtttggatagattttttttctctaatgaatgaattcatcattttaaaaagctgctttttgtatttaccttGTTAATCTTTGTCTAAtatcaaaatgtgtttgatgttctgaaacatttacgactcatagaaaaaacaaaaatagataaaGTCCGCGGAAAGCAGAAATGCTTTGTTGCAGCATAGATAATCCCAAATCCCATTCTTCTCTCCAAACTCAAAGTAGCACAGTGGACTTTTAGGTGatttttaagcagaaatataaaagtttacAATGAATTTCATGCAATTCTTCAAATTTGTGGAGCTTTAAAGATGCAAGTTGCgaaaaactttggaaaaaaaaaaaaattaaaaacgcaaaaataaataaactctatagaaacatttttccatataTATTCTCACCTGGACAatgttcaatttaatttattcgtTTCTAAAATGATGTTAGAATTGTGAGAAAAGAACATTATTACAATTAAATAACTGAACAAataagtgcaaaaaaaattatattaatggaaaatgtgaataagtacacacctttttttttattttttaaagtatgtaTATTTTGATGGAAGAACGTTTAGAAAGAGCTCACCCCGTCGGGTTTCACCACCTTGGTGACGACGACGGACTGGAAGAAAGACCGGCTCTGGGGTTCGCTCGGGTTCTGACCGACAGGCGGAGTCAGGATCTGATCCAAGCCGCCTGACGACACGGCAGAGTCCAGATCTGGAcgaaaaaattagcaaaaaaataaaaataaaacaaataaaaaacaacacaatccAAGTTAAAGACATCCCCTACCTCTGTCTTCTTTAGCCTCTTGACCTGGAGTTCTCTGTGACGCCTCACCCCAGAAATCATTGAACTATTTGGAGACAATAAGAAAATCTCAGAGACTTGGTTGAATGTGAGCTGAAAAAGCAGCGAAGTCTGTCATGTACCTTAGAAAAAGGGCTCCTGCCATCAAAAGGCGGCGACTCGAACGAAGGTCGGTGCTCCGGGTGCGGCCGGCGGACGTCGCCGTCGGGTGATTTGAGCATAAAGTCTCTGAGAGGATTCCCGCTGCTCTCTGATCTGCCCTGAGGTGGAGACGGAGGCAGGATTCTGGGAACGCCTGAAATATAAAACGGAGAAGTTTACTTGTATTTCTTAAAGGTTATAAAAGGTAATATGGTGAACAAGATGGACCTGCAGAGGACAGTGAGAtgagaaataaatgtaataaataataaataaataaaataaataatggaaataaaacGCAGGATTTACCCTGTAAAACTAGCTAAGCCTGGCGGCAGGGCAGTCATCCAGTGGCTTTCCGTGTTTTcaggttaaaaatgtttaaagttgagaggaaatatgaaaatatcaCTAGGTAATTATGTGCTAAATGGAAGACATTATCaacaatacctaaacaccaactataaagccTTAAACCcccctaaaataaataaaacaagcaaagctAAGCCTGGTGGAGGTCCTAGTAAaacctggtggcccgccaggtttataatacactgaggggAAAACCCTGAAAGCGTCTTAAAGCGTCACTGACTCGATAAAACCACCtagatgattttaaaaagatgaactaTTCTGCTTTCATTCTGTGtgcacaaaacatttaataataaatattcctcTGGGTTCAAGCGCCGGCACCTTCCTGTGATGTAATCAGGGTAACTCAAACCGTAAACAACTAAGACTCAATACACAGAAGTGGAGAAGTTGTGAGAGATTTCAGCAAAGATTTGAGTGATTTATCTTACATTTTGGAGGAAGAAACCAGATGGAGTGATGAAGAGGGAGCTGGATCTACTGAAGGACTGCAACTCTTAtttatggaccttaccacaggggccgcttttcattggctgatgcccattctacgtggtcacgtgcgtggccgtctcacaaacacacttagcttcccgttagctaagtacagcataatggcagaactgatacaacttctacaccttgaagcctgtctgctacacagtcttacgttagctaaacagaccAATATGCAATCtgtactgtatctgacatacactaaagattttattttagcagaaaaggctttggactaaactgttactcatgttagccactctagcaccaagtacagtgtATCAGGCCTAGgcacactcaaacatttgccaacaaaccacaggaatcacccactgatttcaaaagtaacCTACAAACGATGAATGCCCGACTTACCCAGCCTTGCAAGAACAATATTCATCAGTGATCTTGTCCACAGCTATATTTATGTAGAAGGTTAGTGGATCTGCCGTTTTCCTCATCGAGcgaaagcattttgctgtgacgtGCACAATGTTGGAGGCATCGCGTGACTCAAACTCCTTGATCTCAcccaaaaaagatgacatgaacttcttagttcctctgtccattgtagtagctgatatattgtgaaaatccggcagaaatgatgcactaatcgagtcagaaatacactgcagagAATCAGTCGAAGTGGAAGAcgccatgtttacatagaaacaacgcgccgcgaggctttgtttgtgagacttgagGCCACGTGGGATTTTCTAGGTCGGTTGTGgacggagcttggtaaggtccattgagCCGTGATGTTCAGGAAGCAACGATGACTCCAACATTTCTGTGATTTGGACATCCGTCGCCTCCAAATCACAGATCTATGAATATCATAGTTATTtctagtttaattaaaataagccAGTTAGTTTAAAGTGACATGGTCCAAGTTCTGCATATGAATTTTCTAATCATCGTGTTCCTCCTATTTCCACATCTTCAGTTTGATTTTTCTACTTCTGATAACTGCACAGTATTTCATGTTATATTCTTGTTTAGAGGGATTATCAGTCAATGGCACCaaattttgcttgattttgtaaGTTTGGGGGAAacgctggttgacctttgattaCCTCTGCCAACAgtttttaatatctttaaaatgataacagcaacacaaattaaaatttttgctgTACAAACATTTCTGCAGGGAAAGAAGAACGAGGATACAGTCTGAAATACAgctgtggaaaaaattaagagaccactgcaaaatgatcagtttctctgattttactctttatattAATATGTTTGagtgaaatgaacattttccttttattctctgaactactgacatgtctctgaaatttcaagaattttttttttaatttatttgcagaaaatgagaaatggtcaaaataaccaAAGCGattcagtgctttcagacctcaaataatgcaaagaagacaagtttatattcatttagaaacaacaatactaatgttttaactcaggaagagctcagaaatcaatatttctgatttctgatttggtggaataaccaggaggttttcaatggggttcagtgcagtggactcTTCATTGTTTCCAGAACTGTATGTTTCAGACATTTCTCATTGGGAGACTCTGAGGCAGAGCAGGAATCCGTCGTCTGGAGACGTTTCCCAGAAAGACCTCACAAGTCAGAGCCCAGGTAACAGACATGTTGGCTCTGTTTCCGTACCAAAGTGTCCCGACTCCGGATGTCCCTCCCAGCGGCCCAGCTGGGAGAAGATCTCCTCCATCTCCCTGAGGACGTGGCCGAACACGGCCGGCTCCTGGAACCTCATCCCGTCTGGACCCAAGCTGAAGCCAAACCTCCAGGCTCTGTCCAACGGGTCCTGCTGGTCCCTTCTGAATCCATCGTAGCAGAATCCTTCTTCCTCATCGTCCTCGTCGTCATCATCATGAGTCATTGCATCAAAGAAGGGGtccctaaaaaaaacaaagagattcATGTTCCTGCAGCCGCTACTGAGCAACATGTTCATGCTATTTGTTAGGGTGGAGATCAagcactttttaatttgaactaaGTACCCATAAATAAATAGTAACCTAAAGTTCACTTACAAATATACCACCACAACATTTTACAAGAGCAAAAAGTCCATAAAACAgacatgtttgtttattgtgactTGACCTTCTCAgcttatataatttattttgtttctattagtGGGTTTCACATCGCAACTGTCCTGCAGAATGACTCTTGTTATTAAaagaaagcaattaaaaaaactacTTAAGTGTTGATCTTtgcatgatttttcttttgaatggaTTTGGCCTCTCCAAGCAGTAGTCACTTGTGCatcagttttttcttccactaaattTTCCAGCATTATCTTGGCATATAGGCAAGGCTCTTTTTTCCCTGTTAAGAGCCCGCACAGAGCTTTTGTGTCTCACCCTGCCTGTCATTAGTACAGTGACGgaactaattaattaatataataaaattgatttattaaaattttattttgttttgtactgATTCAAGAAATTTTCTGAAAGTAAATAGATGTATTGAAATGTACTGCAGAACACagacatttactttttttttctggctcagATGAGGCttacatttctgatttaaaatatttaagccCTTTTCTGATCAGAAGCCACTGCCAGCTGCTCACTGGGGGCTGTGAACCTCTAAAGCTCAGGACCTAGAACCGCCCCTGGCACCGGCCGATTAGGAGTGACCTCAACAGACCATGAATCTTGAGCTAAAATGAGCAGCAGCCCAGTTAGATGAGGGACCCCTGTAGTTTTCCTGGCAGAAATAAAACCACTAATCTTGTCCTGGACGGAGCTGGCTCGTTACCCAACAGCGGCTAACTTCTACTTTctgatttagttttaaaaaaacaaaaaaacaaactgacctTCTTCCTCGGAAGTGTCCTCCCGGGACCCCGAAGAACCCGCggaataaatcaaaaacactcATTTGCTCACAGCTCAAGCAGGAAGTTGTTAAATCATAACTAGAAATGTGAACTACGACCGAAAAGAAGCGCTTAGTGCTTCTACAAATGTCAACAGAGACGTAAAGCGCTCTGGAGTGTTCCGCACGCATGACGCAATATGTCGCAAAGAGAGCGTTACCGTAAAGACGGTAAAACACGTGCACTTTACTACAAAGAGTCcacataatttaataatcagGATAATTACTCCAGCAGTAACGATGTGACTGAAATGTATACTGACTTAGCCACTAATTGTTCCAATACAACACTCTTTAGTTATGAGTTGGAATTTGTAGATAAAAATGCATTCAGATTAATTTACGGCGTCAATATTTCCCTGAAAAGAAAGGTATTAAAATAGCTAACATGTTTATAAAGTTGCATATTTGCATGTTTCCAGGCTGACATCGAAACAATAAATCTTTTCGTTGTGAAAGAAGCACctttaggaaaatattttccagaacCGTATTTCCCACAGCAAAACTCTTCCAAAAAAACCCAAGAAGTTTAtcaaaagggaaacaaaaataattattcatatttttttgacCAAACCATTCTCAAATACATGCAGATAACTTACAATTTGAAAAGCACTCAGTTTACATGATTATGAAGAAACTTTCGTCCAGTAGGAAAGAcattagaaaatatgaaaattttgaaaatgataaatattgtacattttttggtagtaaagcaaaaaatactttaaaatcagctttaaaGAAACTTACTTCTGCATAGGCTGGTCCAATTAGCAAATAATTGTATGATAATATAGAATTAAAGGGCTATTTTATTGACGGATGTCAAATAATCCActttatttaaggttttggttgtgtgtgttttttatttccacaaatattttccagttccagtgtcaaATGTTGGttgcaaaattaaagtttattagatAACTTACAATTATTCCTACTTTTGGCGTCTTTggttaaagtttcaaaagtgTAGCTGTCAATACAAGAGCCAATTAATGTTTACCTGTCGCATTTACTGCTCGTTAGTTTTATCAAATGCCATTTCCTGCTTAACTGCGtataaatcataaatattctTATGCGTCATTTGattaagaaatttaaataaaatgtttttaaatccagcagtattgaaaaaaaaacacattaaaaactttaaacctTGACTTTTGATAGTGATCGGTTTTCTTGTCACATCAAAATAAGTTTATCAAAttagaaaagaggaaaaacttcagTTCGAAAGCTGTTTTTAGCAGATCTTGTCATTTTCATGCCAAGATGTGAATTTGGTCAAATTCTCCATGGCTGACAGATGCTGTCTACGCTGACGTCACTGGGTCACGTGATCGCGCATGTCAGCGCTGCAAGTAAACAAGGCTGACCGAGCGTGGTAGTTACTCCTGCAATAACATGTATTCTTTCAAAGGTGAAAAACGTAAACGGACAAAGTAAATGAACagattaattattttctaaagacTAATTGAATGTTTCCAGTCCTTTTAGGTAGGCATAGAGGAAACAGATTGATCAGTTTTGGTCAATTAGACCAATcaataaagtctgaaaatacAGATATTCGACCATTTTAGCTAGATTTGAAAAGTACTTAAATTTTGTACTTCTCCAGAGTGAGAAAGATCCGTGACTTTCTAAATTCATTGACACCGACTTGGATCAAAGCTTTAAAAGTTTCAGCTGCTAGAAGAAAAGTTAACATTCACACACcacaaaaaatctgtttattaaaAGACATTAACAtccaaaatgatgaaaatgtctttgtttatttacttaatatttatatatttttacaaaataaaaaaatggaacaaaagaaGCTAACAAGTCCGCgagaatttgagaaaaacaaaaaagaaagccaTCGACAAACAAGGACTACAgtacttgtgttttttctttatatatgtaCAAGACaattttatccatttaaatcttttgttttaaaacgcacagtacaaaaagaagaagaaaaaaaaataaaccactgacaaaaagaaaagccataGCACAACTCTGTCCATCAGTACTCAATGGTGCAGGTTTCCTTAACAACGTCAGGAGGGGGCAGGTGGTGAAGCGGAGAGGAGGCTGTGGAGGGCGGGGGCCTCgggaaaactaaataaaacacttaaaaaaacaaaaacaaagcggCTCTGGTGCGATTCTTGGGAAAAAtccttaaacatttttcaaaagaagaGGGACCTCAGGCAGCGTCGTTCTAAACTCATGGGAACGGTAACTGTACAAGCGTCGGATAATGAAAAACTCCTGTGCTAGGCGAAAAAACGAAGCACAGTACACAAACGCAGCCCCGCCCCCCCGTGTGTACAAACATGCACGCAGTCACATGACAAACACACCTTCCTCACAGTCCAAGCCAGTGAGCTCACTTATATGTctttatatataataatatatctatatttggtaaaaaataaacttcacaaCTCTACCAATTAAGAGAATTGTTTCttcaaacttaaaaagaaaaaaggaggaaaaaacaaaaacattcaacagcaatttttttttacatttttttttttttagatattttgtgTTGGAAGATTAAAATAGGAGGTGAGTTGAGGGTGAGAAATAGAAAACCAGCCTGCCTCCCCCTCCCAACCGCCTTCAGATTTTACTTCGTTCAGCTAAGAAAaaaggtggggaaaaaaaagttaaatacagGAAAAGTTCATTCTTTTAGAAAACAGTTCTATGTTACATGTAAGTTAAAGAAAAAGGGGTGGAGAGCAGAAAGGGGGGAGGGGGTTATCATGATACAAATTCCCAACACTCAACGTTTCACCTAATTTTTATAACCATTTCAGCTCCAACTTTTAGGCCCCTCCTGGCACAGCGCCTCCTCTGGCTGCAGTCGGGACTGCAGGGAGCGGCTGGGCCAAGAGACGGGAGGGAAAcctctgcaggaggaagagggagcTTCACATGTGGACACGGTTTCGCATGAGTGATGAGCCGGAGGAGGAGGTCCCGTCGGCAGATGTTAGTTCCCACCCCAGTTGTAGCTGTTGTACACCGACTTGTTTATCTGAGATTTCTGCTGAATGGAGGCGTTCTGGCTGCGCTGTCCGGTGCCGCTCTGCCAAGAGAAAACTGATCGTCAACAGGGTTCAGATAGGCAACAAGGATTCAAATGGTTctcattttattgggattttgtaaCTGATGCACTGTTGCCAGATTGGGCTGCTTTTGAACACGTTTAGTTGAAAAACCAGAACAGCTTTAGTGCGTTTTTAGAAAGAGGAAAATCTttgaaaagagttttatttgtatttcaattAAATGCAGTGTTATTGCACTTATctttttagttaatttatttcaaaatctcTAGAATCTGTCGAATGATCAGTCATTGGATAAGTGTCACGACACAGTAGTAtattgtaaaacagaaatcccAGGGAAAAAACTCAAGTCTGTTTGTGTTCAAATAGTCAAGTCCCaatgggttctggttctggttgtcagaatacaataaacaacaaccaaaaatgtTGTCTGAATACAGTGGAGGACATATGggacacaaaatatttttattttttttcattagagGTTGAGATTTCAGCTGGATTTTTGGAGTTTTACGCTGGAATCAGTCAAACCTGGCAACCCTTTAAGGGATACAGCGTCTTAATGCTTtttccacagtaaaattcaagcactttcaagggaagttttcaaacttttccagcaccaaaCTTTGgagttaaaaacaatacaactgAACTAAAGAAGTGATATAATTTATTACCATGATTAGTGTATTTTACATTCTACAGCAGGGGGAAGTTGaactaaaatatgacaaaattttgtgttttgaaaagtcTGTTATAGACACCTGACTGGTCTGAGAAAGGtacaaaaaaatctcacattttcttGCTAAGTTTTCTGCAACttaacaaataattttggtgattctaactgacccaaaaacaagaaaagtttggtctgatttaacttcagatattgaggaaaaaatgtgtttgtgccTTTTCATTAGCtgattcaattaaaaacaaggctttaaaaaatttaggcttttaatcaaatgttagaTTGCACTTTATTCAAACTGTGCAGCTTGAATATCCAGCATTTTCCAAAcctttaaaacaccaaaatgaaaAGTAAGAATTTCAAGCCCCAGTATGAACTCTAAGCGTTTTCCAAATTGTTTTGAACTACAGTATTAGAGTATAAATCCGAATGgacacaaaacagtaaaaatatggCCTAATAGTGCATCTTTTAAACcgtgtatgtaaacatctgattttggttgtattttttctGCCTGGTCATCTTTAACGCTGCTGTGTCCTTGAATATGTTGAGTGTCTACCTGGCCGTCTTGCTGCAGGTGGTGGTGCAGAATCTGAGAGTGGGGCTGTTGGTGCGGGGTCAGGATGTGCATGTAGGGCGCTGGAGCGTAGCCAGCGGCCGCCGGGGGGTTGATGGGCCCGCCGGTCCCCAGCGCCGAGGGGAGGCTGAAAGAAGCTGCTGGCGTCCCGGCGTGGAAACCCTGCTTCTCAAACGACTGCGGGAAGAAAccaaaaatcaggaaaaaataatattagGCATTGCTGCTCGACTGCAAAGATATTGGTCATAACCTGCAGCTACCTGTGTCTTCGTGTAAACAGATCCCGAAATATCCGGCACTCCTGTGTTGCTTGATGTCACAGAAactcctgcagaaaaaaaaaaagagagacattaCAAACTTTATCCAGAACTGAGTGAGATCGTCTcccatcaaaataaacaatatggTCCTTtacacatttcaacaacaagaaGGCAGTGACGgggaattacaaaaaaatcatcttAAGTGGTGACAAATCCTCAGCATCTACATCTATGTTCTTGTTCATAGATGATTTCAGCAGATTTGCCTTTTCTGAGAGACAAAATAAGGAGGAACAGAAGTAAAGACATTAAGTTATAGTGAATAATCCCGTTATGTTTTTGCAGCCATGTTTGGTCCAACTACATATTAAAAAAACGCTCACATCAACACTAAATggggtcaaaaaaaaaaaaaacacgaaaaGGAGTGAACCATCTTCAGGCCAGGAGCTCATTGACgttaaaacatttctgcctTCATTTCCACATGTTAGATAAAGAATTTATGAAAAAACCCAACTTAGTTGTTCCTGTGAATGCAACCTCTGGAGATCAATAAGTGTCTAAAAACGGCAACTAaaggctttaattttatttgaaaattccagttcaagacaaaaaaaaccacatttttGGTGAAAAAGGGAtagttgttattttatttattgtgtaagGCTTAGTTATCAGAGAGTAGTTATCAGCAGTCACCATCTTACCTGCAGTAGATTTGAAAAGCACTCAGTTTACATGATTATGAAGAAGCTTTCGTCCAGTAGGAAAGACATTATTAGAGAATatgaaaattttgaaaatgatacatattgtacatttttggtagtaaagcaaaaaatactttaaaatcagctttaaaGAAACTTACTTCTGCATAGGCTGGTCCAATTAGCAATAAATTGTATGATAATATAGAATTAAAGGGCTATTTTGTTGACAGATGTcaaataatccattttatttaaggttttggttgtgtgtgttttttatttccacattatttattgttcagtggtcgttttatttttatattttccagttccagtgtcaaATGTTGGttgcaaaattaaagtttattagtttttgacaaaaagaacTTGAATTATTAAGCCATTATCAATATACCacttaaaaat from Xiphophorus maculatus strain JP 163 A chromosome 13, X_maculatus-5.0-male, whole genome shotgun sequence encodes:
- the hax1 gene encoding HCLS1-associated protein X-1 yields the protein MSVFDLFRGFFGVPGGHFRGRRDPFFDAMTHDDDDEDDEEEGFCYDGFRRDQQDPLDRAWRFGFSLGPDGMRFQEPAVFGHVLREMEEIFSQLGRWEGHPESGHFGVPRILPPSPPQGRSESSGNPLRDFMLKSPDGDVRRPHPEHRPSFESPPFDGRSPFSKFNDFWGEASQRTPGQEAKEDRDLDSAVSSGGLDQILTPPVGQNPSEPQSRSFFQSVVVTKVVKPDGTVEERRTVRDGHGNQKTTVTRSGGPDRLDGPDRQTGPVLPGDSNRFSDLRDDDSLFSRFFGGFK